A genomic region of Acidobacteriota bacterium contains the following coding sequences:
- the gyrA gene encoding DNA gyrase subunit A, producing the protein MPFAQSRIPVNIEDEMKRSYMDYAMSVIIGRALPDVRDGLKPAHRRVLYGMRLMGLASNRAYRKCAKIVGEVMGNFHPHGDASIYDTLVRLAQDFNMRYPLVDGQGNFGSVDGDPPAAMRYTEARLKALAEELMADLDKETVDFAPNYDETTEEPAVLPAPFPNLLVNGSAGIAVGMATNIPPHNLREVIDALIWLIEHSDVGLQEGDDAASRLSRDEKTRNLLRLIPGPDFPTGGYLVGRSGIYSAYTTGRGSLTLRARTEVEESKSGDRASIVVTEIPYQVNKAKLLEKIAELVREKVVEGISDLRDESDRQGMRIVIELKRGELPDIVLNNLFKHTALQTTFGVIMLAIVGGRPRVLPLVDLLESFIEFRRDVVRRRTEYELRKAEARAHILEGLQIALDHLDAVIALIRAARNPPEAREGLVTEFGLSEVQAQAILDMQLQRLTGLERQKILDELAEVRRTIERLLAILGSERLLMQIVVDELRAIQTKYGDARRTEIVDAAGDLSIEDLIADEDMVITVTNSGYIKRTSLEEYRLQGRGGRGRRGMSVRAEDAVGHVFVATTHSFIMIFSNRGRAYWQKVHGIPVVGPGGRGTAIVNLVKMEPDERIAALLAVRAWPETEDTEYLVMGTRKGIVKKTDLRAFSNPRAGGIIAMGVEEDDEVIAVQRSDGRHDIFLGTRHGMAIRFRESDVRAMGRTAYGVRGITLREGDEVVAMDVIAAGGYLLTVTDGGYGKRTPVDEYRVQSRGGVGLINIRFREDGQRVIGIAFVGDDDQLMLMTEQGKVLRTPVRSIRPIGRDTQGVRLIGIEDGDRVVSMVRLAEKVDDEDGETAGDTPDNGAPEQHTE; encoded by the coding sequence ATGCCATTTGCCCAGTCCAGGATCCCGGTCAACATCGAAGACGAGATGAAGCGCTCGTACATGGATTACGCGATGAGCGTGATCATCGGTCGAGCGCTGCCCGACGTCCGCGACGGCCTCAAGCCGGCGCACCGGCGCGTGCTCTACGGCATGCGGCTCATGGGCCTCGCCAGCAACCGCGCCTACCGGAAGTGCGCGAAGATCGTCGGCGAGGTCATGGGCAACTTCCACCCGCACGGCGACGCGTCGATCTACGACACGCTGGTGCGCCTGGCGCAAGACTTCAACATGCGGTATCCGCTGGTCGACGGGCAGGGGAACTTCGGCTCGGTCGACGGCGATCCGCCGGCGGCGATGCGCTACACCGAGGCGCGCCTCAAGGCGCTGGCCGAGGAGTTGATGGCCGATCTCGACAAGGAGACGGTCGACTTCGCGCCGAACTACGACGAGACGACCGAGGAGCCAGCCGTCCTGCCCGCGCCGTTTCCGAACCTGCTGGTGAACGGCTCGGCCGGCATCGCCGTGGGCATGGCAACGAACATCCCCCCGCACAACCTGCGGGAGGTGATCGACGCGCTCATCTGGCTGATCGAGCACTCCGACGTCGGTCTCCAGGAGGGCGACGACGCCGCGTCGCGGCTGAGCCGTGACGAGAAGACCAGAAACCTGCTGAGGCTGATTCCAGGGCCCGACTTCCCCACCGGTGGCTACCTCGTCGGCCGCTCCGGCATCTACTCGGCTTACACGACGGGTCGCGGGTCGCTCACGCTCCGCGCGCGGACCGAAGTCGAGGAATCGAAGAGCGGCGATCGCGCGTCCATCGTCGTGACCGAGATACCGTACCAGGTCAACAAGGCGAAGCTGCTCGAGAAGATCGCCGAACTCGTGCGAGAGAAGGTCGTCGAAGGCATCTCGGACCTGCGCGACGAGTCCGACCGCCAGGGCATGCGCATCGTCATCGAACTGAAGCGCGGCGAGCTGCCGGACATCGTCCTCAACAACCTGTTCAAGCACACGGCGCTCCAGACGACCTTCGGCGTGATCATGCTCGCCATCGTCGGGGGACGGCCCAGGGTGCTGCCGCTCGTCGACCTGCTCGAGTCGTTCATCGAGTTCCGGCGCGACGTCGTGCGCCGGCGCACCGAGTACGAGCTGCGGAAGGCCGAGGCGCGCGCGCACATCCTGGAGGGGCTCCAGATCGCCCTCGATCACCTCGACGCCGTGATCGCGCTCATCAGGGCGGCGCGTAACCCGCCCGAGGCGCGCGAGGGGCTCGTGACGGAGTTCGGCCTGAGCGAGGTGCAGGCACAGGCCATCCTCGACATGCAGCTCCAGCGGCTGACGGGCCTCGAGCGCCAGAAGATCCTCGACGAGCTCGCCGAGGTGCGCCGGACCATCGAGCGCCTGCTCGCGATCCTCGGCAGCGAGCGGCTGCTCATGCAGATCGTGGTCGACGAACTGCGCGCCATCCAGACGAAGTACGGCGACGCGCGACGGACCGAAATCGTCGACGCCGCGGGCGACCTCTCGATCGAGGACCTCATCGCCGACGAGGACATGGTGATCACCGTCACCAACTCGGGCTACATCAAGCGAACCTCACTCGAGGAATACCGGCTGCAGGGTCGCGGCGGCCGGGGACGGCGGGGCATGAGCGTGAGGGCCGAGGATGCCGTCGGCCACGTGTTCGTGGCGACCACGCACTCCTTCATCATGATCTTCTCGAACCGTGGGCGCGCCTACTGGCAGAAGGTCCACGGCATCCCCGTGGTGGGGCCAGGGGGGCGGGGCACGGCCATCGTGAACCTCGTCAAGATGGAGCCCGACGAGCGCATTGCGGCCCTGCTCGCCGTGCGCGCCTGGCCCGAGACCGAGGACACCGAGTACCTCGTCATGGGCACGCGAAAGGGCATCGTCAAGAAGACCGACCTGCGCGCCTTCAGCAACCCGCGCGCCGGCGGCATCATCGCGATGGGCGTCGAGGAGGACGACGAGGTGATCGCCGTCCAGCGGTCGGACGGCAGGCACGACATCTTCCTCGGGACCCGCCACGGCATGGCCATCCGGTTCCGCGAGTCGGACGTCCGGGCGATGGGACGAACGGCGTACGGCGTGCGCGGCATCACGCTACGGGAGGGCGACGAGGTCGTCGCCATGGACGTGATCGCGGCCGGCGGCTACCTCCTGACCGTGACCGATGGCGGTTACGGCAAGCGGACGCCCGTCGACGAGTACCGGGTCCAGTCGAGGGGCGGCGTTGGCCTGATCAACATCCGTTTCCGGGAGGACGGCCAGCGGGTCATCGGCATCGCCTTCGTCGGCGACGACGATCAGTTGATGCTGATGACGGAGCAGGGTAAGGTATTGCGGACCCCAGTGAGGAGCATCCGGCCGATTGGCCGCGACACTCAGGGCGTCAGGCTGATAGGCATCGAAGACGGCGATCGGGTGGTCTCGATGGTCCGGCTCGCCGAAAAGGTCGACGACGAGGACGGCGAGACCGCAGGAGACACACCCGACAACGGTGCGCCCGAGCAACACACCGAGTGA
- a CDS encoding UvrD-helicase domain-containing protein — protein sequence MPSFVDELNPEQQQAVLQTEGPLLILAGAGSGKTRVIAYRIAYLIGAGFAEPDRLLAVTFTNKAADEMRGRVSGLIDVDAGRMWISTFHALCARLLRREGPAIGLSRDFVIYDSADQVAAVKQILKAQGLDDKLLTPRAALARISQAKNRMEGPEALLGSWNFRDEQVGRVYAEYLKVLAESRALDFDDLLLKTVQLLEESESVRSRYAAKFRYLMVDEYQDTNRPQYLLIRHLAAGHRNLAVVGDPDQSIYKWRGADLRNIMDFERDFPEALVVRLERNYRSTEVILEAASAVIRHNRDRKDKRLWTDRAGGDPILYFRGADELEEADFICRTVRRALAEDASHAVAVLYRTNAQSRALEDVLMREGVAYRIVGGVRFYERKEIKDTLAYLKLVLNPHDDVSFRRVVNTPARGIGRAVLDALDATDPTVLPDDAPPLVAAGMHEVKSARSLWARAVHLLAERRLPARSAASLRTFHDLLVKLADAARHDPVGEVIKRVLDWSGYLQELEDERSEEALGRIENLQELVSAAQDYEAREPDASLGGFVDRLSLLSEADEEQGSQAARVWLMTLHAAKGLEFPCVIIAGLEDGLFPHSRSREDDAELEEERRLCYVGMTRAETRLILTGAARRRVFGEYQASVPSPFVEEIPPQLIERHDSSFVPPTLSGFGSYGFRSRSPAWSSRRPPRADEHTPAYRYEDEDQSRQGGIALGARVRHPKFGVGTVIGIEGSADDLKVTVRFVSVGVKKLVARFAGLQPA from the coding sequence GTGCCGTCGTTTGTCGACGAGCTGAACCCGGAACAGCAGCAGGCCGTGCTGCAGACCGAGGGCCCGCTGCTGATCCTCGCTGGGGCCGGCTCCGGCAAGACGCGCGTCATCGCGTACCGCATCGCATACCTCATCGGGGCGGGCTTCGCCGAACCGGATCGACTGCTCGCCGTCACGTTCACCAACAAGGCGGCCGATGAAATGCGTGGCCGGGTGAGCGGCCTCATCGACGTCGATGCGGGCCGGATGTGGATTTCGACCTTTCACGCGCTGTGCGCGAGACTCCTTCGGCGCGAGGGGCCGGCCATCGGACTGTCACGCGACTTCGTCATCTACGACTCGGCCGACCAGGTCGCCGCAGTGAAGCAGATCCTGAAGGCGCAGGGCCTCGACGACAAGCTGCTCACCCCGCGTGCCGCGCTGGCGAGGATCAGCCAGGCCAAGAACCGGATGGAGGGCCCCGAGGCGCTGCTCGGGTCGTGGAACTTCCGCGACGAGCAGGTCGGGCGCGTGTACGCCGAGTACCTCAAGGTGCTCGCCGAGAGCCGCGCCCTCGATTTCGACGACCTGCTCCTGAAGACGGTGCAGCTCCTCGAGGAATCCGAGAGCGTGAGATCCCGGTACGCCGCGAAGTTCCGCTACCTGATGGTCGACGAGTACCAGGACACGAACCGGCCGCAGTACCTGCTGATCCGACACCTCGCCGCCGGCCATCGCAACCTCGCGGTGGTGGGCGATCCCGATCAGTCCATCTACAAGTGGCGCGGCGCGGACCTGCGGAACATCATGGACTTCGAGCGAGACTTCCCGGAGGCACTCGTCGTCCGGCTCGAGCGAAACTACCGGTCGACCGAGGTCATCCTCGAGGCGGCGTCGGCCGTCATCCGGCACAACCGCGACCGGAAGGACAAGCGGTTGTGGACCGATCGCGCGGGCGGCGACCCGATCCTCTACTTCCGCGGGGCCGACGAGCTCGAAGAGGCCGACTTCATCTGCCGCACGGTTCGTCGGGCCCTCGCCGAGGACGCCTCGCACGCCGTGGCGGTGCTCTATCGCACGAACGCCCAGTCACGAGCACTCGAGGACGTGCTGATGCGCGAGGGCGTCGCCTACCGCATCGTGGGGGGGGTCCGTTTCTACGAGCGCAAGGAGATCAAGGACACGCTCGCCTACCTGAAGCTCGTGCTCAATCCGCACGACGACGTCTCCTTCCGCCGCGTGGTCAACACGCCCGCTCGGGGCATCGGGAGGGCGGTGCTCGACGCGCTCGATGCCACCGACCCCACCGTCCTGCCCGACGACGCGCCGCCGCTCGTGGCGGCCGGAATGCACGAGGTCAAGTCGGCGCGCTCGCTCTGGGCACGCGCGGTGCACCTGCTCGCCGAGCGACGGTTGCCCGCGCGATCGGCAGCATCACTGCGGACCTTCCACGATCTCCTCGTCAAGCTCGCCGACGCCGCTCGTCACGACCCGGTCGGCGAGGTCATCAAGCGGGTCCTCGATTGGAGCGGCTACCTGCAGGAACTGGAAGACGAGCGCAGCGAAGAGGCCCTCGGTCGCATCGAGAACCTCCAGGAGTTGGTGTCGGCGGCCCAGGATTACGAAGCTCGGGAGCCGGACGCCTCGCTTGGCGGCTTCGTCGACCGGCTATCGCTGCTCTCGGAGGCCGACGAAGAGCAGGGGTCGCAGGCAGCCCGGGTCTGGCTGATGACGCTGCATGCCGCCAAGGGGCTCGAGTTCCCGTGCGTGATCATCGCGGGGCTCGAGGACGGCCTCTTTCCGCACTCGCGCTCGCGCGAGGACGACGCCGAGCTCGAAGAGGAACGGCGGCTGTGCTACGTGGGCATGACGCGGGCCGAGACGCGGCTGATCCTGACTGGTGCCGCAAGGCGCCGGGTCTTCGGCGAGTACCAGGCCAGCGTCCCGTCGCCGTTCGTCGAGGAGATTCCTCCCCAACTGATCGAGCGCCACGACTCGTCGTTCGTTCCACCGACGCTCTCTGGCTTCGGGTCGTACGGATTCCGATCGAGAAGCCCCGCGTGGTCGTCGCGGCGTCCGCCCCGTGCCGATGAACACACGCCGGCCTACCGGTACGAGGATGAGGACCAGTCGCGCCAGGGCGGCATCGCCCTGGGCGCGCGCGTGCGGCACCCCAAGTTCGGGGTGGGCACGGTCATCGGCATCGAGGGGAGCGCGGACGACCTGAAGGTGACCGTCCGCTTCGTCAGCGTGGGCGTGAAGAAGCTGGTGGCGCGGTTCGCGGGCCTGCAGCCTGCCTGA